A single region of the Triticum dicoccoides isolate Atlit2015 ecotype Zavitan chromosome 2B, WEW_v2.0, whole genome shotgun sequence genome encodes:
- the LOC119362953 gene encoding probable inactive purple acid phosphatase 16: MRWWQCRLAAAVALAAAVLALGAVGPRSPAPLRFAPGGRFKVALFADLHYGENAWTDWGPAQDDASDHVMAAVLDAEKPDFVVYLGDLVTANNVPVANASLYWDRAISPARRRGVPWSTVFGNHDDMPFEWPPEWFSPAGVPAVHCPPAVPAMPDPGCSFRGTPRVELMTAELDRACGLSRSSVGPRELWPGVSNYVLQVLSRERPEDPALLMYFLDSGGGSYPEVVSCAQVTWFQSQARFLNPDGRIPELVFWHIPSTAYVKVAPKATSEVRKPCVGSLNEEDVAPQVAEWGIMDALAHRPSVKAIFVGHNHGLDWCCPYEKLWLCFARHTGHGGYGDWPRGARIVDISEKKHFSVNSWIRMENGSTHSHVTLSSARFN, translated from the exons ATGCGGTGGTGGCAGTGCCGCCTCGCGGCTGCCGTGGCCCTGGCCGCCGCCGTGCTGGCTCTGGGCGCCGTGGGGCCGCGCTCGCCGGCGCCACTGCGGTTCGCGCCGGGTGGCCGGTTCAAGGTGGCGCTGTTCGCCGACCTGCATTACGGCGAGAACGCCTGGACGGACTGGGGCCCCGCGCAGGACGACGCCTCCGACCACGTCATGGCCGCCGTGCTCGACGCCGAGAAGCCAG ACTTCGTGGTGTACCTCGGCGACCTCGTGACGGCGAACAACGTGCCGGTCGCCAACGCGAGCCTGTACTGGGACCGGGCGATCTCCCCGGCCAGGCGCAGGGGCGTCCCGTGGTCCACGGTGTTCGGCAACCACGACGACATGCCCTTCGAGTGGCCGCCGGAGTGGTTCTCCCCCGCGGGCGTCCCGGCGGTGCACTGCCCGCCTGCCGTGCCGGCCATGCCGGACCCAGGGTGCAGCTTCCGGGGCACGCCGCGGGTCGAGCTGATGACGGCCGAGCTCGACCGGGCTTGCGGGCTGTCGCGCTCCTCGGTCGGCCCCAGGGAGCTCTGGCCCGGCGTCTCCAACTACGTGCTGCAGGTGCTCTCGCGCGAGAGGCCGGAGGACCCTGCTCTGCTCATGTACTTCCTCGACTCCGGCGGCGGATCCTACCCGGAGGTCGTATCCTGCGCACAGGTCACGTGGTTCCAGAGCCAGGCTCGGTTCCTCAATCCAGACGGCAGGATCCCTGAGCTGGTATTCTGGCACATACCGAGCACGGCCTACGTCAAGGTGGCTCCAAAGGCCACGAGCGAGGTCAGGAAGCCCTGCGTCGGCAGTCTCAACGAGGAAGACGTGGCGCCACAGGTGGCCGAATGGGGCATCATGGACGCTCTTGCCCACAGGCCTTCAGTTAAG GCGATCTTCGTGGGGCACAACCACGGGCTGGACTGGTGCTGCCCCTACGAGAAACTCTGGCTGTGCTTCGCGCGGCACACGGGGCACGGAGGATACGGTGACTGGCCAAGAGGGGCGAGGATCGTTGACATCTCTGAAAAAAAGCATTTCTCTGTCAACTCTTGGATCCGGATGGAGAATGGGTCAACGCACAGCCATGTTACCTTGAGCTCTGCTCGGTTTAATTAG